taaaataacacaaAGTATAGTTATGtattataatgaatatataacaataatgaacatttaaaaatcttttttttcttcttttaatttgtttcCCTTTGTAAATGGACAATTAAAGAGATATACTtctaaaaaatgaagatagatatatatataaattgttaATACAGATGAAacataaagaagaaaaaataaaaaagagaggAACGATAATTGCGTATGttgttatttttctcttaGGAAGTTAGGGACGAcgaaaaattgcaaaaatatgtttttaattatatactcCTTTAGGACTCAGGGACATATAAAGTGAAATCAactatttacaaaaattttttatgcgTCACAAATGCTGCAGTATCGTGTGCATATaagtgtgtgtatgtatgagGATATGTATATGGGTATATCTAgacatgtgtgtatatactCTATAGGATTATGTATCCATTTATGTGTTTACGCATATGTACGTTTCtatatttcataaatgaatatttatttttatatctagttaaatattttaattatgtgttcatatatttaaaagggCTGATGCAAGGAGTTACTGCTACACAGAGTAAACTTGATAgaattagaaataataaacgaaataaaatacaatatatatattatagtttgtctattttcttttatgataatacttcttcaattttttattatgcacgagatacatacgtatatattcaaaaaattttttatgtaatctCCCAATAATATGTAAAGCTAAGTAACTCAATCAGaagtatacatttataaagaaGCTAATGTGAACATAATcctcttaaaaaaaataaatagaataagatttttttctttggtagtttattttatatataaaaatagcatACACAGTTTGAAGACATAttcatgtacatgtataagtatatgaatatatcattatttattattaaatatttatccaTATAGGATGCCTGTACATACAGaattgcttctttttttattttagacTAGCTTTTATTGGATGTTTTATCTTGTTTACATTCAAGAGTTGTAAACGAAcgaacatacatatgtatataaatatacaatctTTAGAATATTGGATACTTATTTACatgtaattatttacattaccACATTATGTTCCTTTgttgtatatgtaaaaaaataatattacgtTTATTTACATAGAAAAGGATGAATCACATTATAAGATTCACATAAATGACAAGGAAGCATATCTCCAATGAATGGAATTCGTTGTAACAGCTATTTCCATTACGAAtgttaataaagaaaaggaataaaaaaaaatttaaattgtaaGTCATATGAACAGAGAGctgttaatattaattagtTGAAAAGAAAATTCGATCAACAGCAGTCTTTATAATATTGTGTTAATATTGTTAACGTACTTCTGATTAACTATATTGAATATTCTTATATGGAGTTTAATTAATATGTTCATCGTAAGCATTCAGAAggttaaaataataacatagaaaataataaagtataaggaaaacaaatataaatgtacaaacGCATGCTGTTAGTTTGTCCTCttataatagaaaatatcTTATATTAGTAAGTAAGtatatgaatacatatacTGTATCTGCATGTTAATGCATATGTTAATAATTGTTTCCACCGTTAAGCAAGCATCtaagtatacatatgcaaTAATTAAAGATGGGCGCAGGAATATTacgtatgcatatttttacgtaatgtgttaatttatttggatcatagaaaaaataaaatattatactttaatttttgttttaattatgttataAGATTTACAATAGTTATATGCGTGTAaacttataatataaaacaggaaaaactgtatagaaaaaaataaattaattagaaaaattaattaccTGTAATATTACCTAGTACAATAAAAAACATGAAGATAAAAGGCGTAATAATGCGCACCATAGCatttatttcaatatatttatgtttatgtagAAATAATTCTATAGAAATCATTGTGGTAATAGTACTGTAGAAAAATTTTAGTAGTTCTATAGTAAGGAAagtcataaaaatattacttatcgaagaaattttaaaaaaataatttcactgaaaataatatattacggacattaatttatatttaaagaataaattgaaataaaaaaaagtcctgcaaaatgttattataatacatGCAACATCATCaattaaaaggaatataatctattataataaaatgtatatatatgttaaataattattacaagTGGACAATATATCTgcaacaaacaaaaaaatttatggtgattaatataaatatatgaatgtaaattaatagatatacttgtatataataattatatatatttaattatactatttatgtatttcgTATACATTTACTAAGGAAGTACATGAAAATGTCAAGACGAAAGGACAATTATTTATAGATGATTAGCAAACTTtggaaaatatgtataattaatttaaattgatttggatatttataataaatacaacattcaaaaaataatttagataaaaataaatatataaaaagttataaataGGGTTACATGAACATttagaacatatatattataattgaGATTATAAAATGAGTAaactataatataatatgttagttataaaatacaatattaattattaaggtgtattataaaaattttttagataAATGCTAAATTTTAATGCTTAGTTATGTAAAACATATAcagaagaaataaatactGAAAGTTCTTGAAGTATAAATCTTTTCAAATAagtttatatctatatatgttacaaaataaaataaaaagacaattaacttgtttttataaagttTTTTAGGGCAGTGTGTGTATatagtatattaaaatttaaaacatttgttataaagtttttaaatgattatttatatgaagtGATTTTTCtcatacaaaataatataaatttattattatataaataaaattacatatttaatatattatatttttatagttatatatatccttACCATTCAGCAAACATTATTGAAAATAGATATTCCTACGTTTAAAGATGTTTTTCATAAAgcatttaatttgtttatctaTATTACATAGAAGTTGCAATTTAATTGATAGTGTgggtattatttatttgttaatcagtaaaaattaaacacCCTTATATCctctataaaaatatcaaaaataaaaatattggaTTAAAACTTTTCCAAAATTCAATTATacgttattttatatgttatattttcttatttcgtaagaatattaattttttgctgtaattgctttttttaaatgttatatctactaaaaatttattatttttttcgtttacAATTTGATTCTTTCTATTTAATACTGTCATTTTTAGAGAACGCatagatttatatttttcttagcaaaaaaaaaaaaaacaaaatataaattagtaaattattaacattagtaaattttattttaataataatatataaaagtatatttattaaaatatataaaaattataatatcctATTTATAGTAGTGTGATACAACTACATAAAGTGTTAAATTCTATAGTAGTTGTTAAAAGATAAGAATTTCTTATGTAAATTAAATAGTGGGctgaaatttttatattatttggaAGTATGTCCTTTAGATACATTATACATATGGTACTTCTTAGGTTTCAATTTGtgctataaaaataaatagtcgttttttattatttccccCCCTGtcttgttaataatattatgtgtATGCAGTAACTTACTTTTTTCAGTTATAAAATAAGGTTTTAATGGAATAAAATGTAAAGTTCATTAAACTCATTAATgggattaaaaaaaaaattaacagatATATTACTAATGTATGCTGATGTATATATTCTCACagcatatattttctttttattcttattataaaataaattctttataCCTTAAAGAAGCGATTTTAATTCTTAGCTAAAAAGTattgatattaaaaatttagtaTTATTCTGTTACgctaataaaatgtatataaattattggagaattcttaataaaaataattttgctgaaaattattttatttgatattaatttaatcATAAGTAAGCTTTCCGGAAATAtctgtaaataattttttaatataaaaatttttttttgtgcaatttattttatttttgatatttaatattttttttaaaatataaagtaatattaaataaaataacagcGGAAATAATTATATCTCTTTATCTGCAATATGGATACAAATAATTAGTTTGtttgatacatatatatatatatatatatattctaaaattaagtatttccaattttcataaaaaaatcaatattttattttagttaaaACACTTAAATctatctttattatttggATATGTACTTATTTAAAGAGTGTGTTATAATAACCTggcaaatttttttctctataatTTTGGATAATgcaagttatatatatacagatatacagttataagaaaaatttccTTATTCGTTAGTAAATTCATcacataataaatgaaaaaaatattttcttttaattctaGTGCACTTCTGATAAATCTTTAGACGATTAGAACTCTGCCGATGGAACATTAAATTCTAGATCtgatatatcattattaaaatataagaagaaaaaaataaatttatatgtaacaGATAAGCTACCTGGAAATACATAAGATGAttcataaaatgaatatagtGACGTTAAATAATCTTATTATAGAAAGGATTAATATATAGACAACTATAATTCAAGAGATAAATCCGAAAAATTATTCAAGAAATAACTATCGCTTATATGTAAAATCTTCAGAGATAGTTCTCATTGAATAAcgactatatatataaattatttctataaataAACTCAATATATTTACCGATGCTCTCCAggaaaaaagtttaaaatgTTCAGCATATACTAATGCGGTTTCAATATATGGCCTACgagtaataatttttatgataatattttcacTACTTATTTTAGAGGTTGTTTGTGGAATGAGCTTAACCTGTTTTCattagtaaatatttatataatattttttcgcGAGTATGCTGGAAAGGAAGTGGTATTTggccttattttttttttatgtttttcagttgttatttatatactgataaaatttttggaGTTTTCAATTGATGTAAGAAGAAATGGTATTCAAAcccatatataataattacgctaatttaagaaaatatatttattctataattaataattttctattatatgCTTAATGATAatgttttcaaaaaaaaatttccaatatataaacaaaattaattttgcAGCCTAGATAGtgtacttatgtatattggcgaacaaagtaaaaaaatatacattatttacgaaaaatttaatatttctatattattattattattatcgtaccatatttttatgaattaagttagtattcttatttataatttatatatttattttgctaaACAAAAATGCGAAATTGATATTATCAAATATtcgtaataaaaatatgtgatttatatgaaaaaattttaagtgcAAACGTCTTATTTAAGCTTGTATTATAGTAATCatagtattatttaatttaataaataaaatctGACTTAATACAACTTAATTCAGATagtgaaataatttatatatttaacgacaatgttttttgtttttttatgtttgtatggggttgtaaaattatttgaaaatgtttataatatattatatataatttttttcttaatttattgtaaagaaatacatatttcgttttttttttgttttgttttaaatgtaatttcTATAATAATCAATATTAATCAAATagcaaatgaaaataaattaattagaaaaatgtGTGTTTTGTAACTTATTtcatgtaatattatattttgtatttttatgcaTGATATCTAAacacattttattaatttttgattttaaaaataaatgtttaatagcgcattaaatattatagaaTTGATAAagatttataattaaataaaggtatatattttgataaattattattatattttaatttatataaatattgtacataaatctaatttatttatatgtattatatatataaaataaaaaaatacatgataatgaaaaactaatatactttcttattttggaaaatattaaatgaatacaTCTTTAAACGAATATTAATctgaaattaaattttaacttACATGAATTATACCTGTTCCTCTATCTTAGACTATGTCTGTCTTagcaaaaatgtataatatatatatatatatatataatgaagtTCAGTCAATCTACTAATGATATATAAGttaattttaagaataaatgaatttgATTGAATAACGTCATTCTATAGAGATTTacatttatgcatttttgatatttttcaCTTATTCTTTATATGCTATTTTACTCCAAAAGTATCatgatattaaatatttgtaaaaatataaggtgcttatattaatgattattaattaatagaaTACTGCAATCCGCTTTTTTATAGAACGATCATATGTAAAAGAAAATCCATGTTATACGTGTAATTCAATTAgtaaaagtattattatattcatattaatgCTCTAAgatctaatatattttaattagaGTATTAAGATTTATTCTGTacaaaagaattaattatataagtactgattatatatattatgttgcAAATAATTTGTAAGCTTTTAAAGTGATTAAGTTCTAGTTTTTGCATACTTTCTATGCTTATAAGATAAAATTTAACACTACAGTTTAGATTAATTTTTGATTTCTTAATATCACGATATGTGTATTTGAATATTATTGTCTTAAATAATGATCGAAattctgtattttttttttcttgctaAAATATAGTTTGATCTAGAGCaagtgaaaataatatttgcaaatatgaaaaaaaaactgaTGTAGttactaataataattttaatatctttttaatttttttttattatattagcATTTCTtggacatatatatattttaagacTATGAAtcagaaaatatatttcatgtaaaaatattgagCAGAATTAAAATTAGATAACAACTATAGTTTAAAATTGTTATGatactaatataaaaattgaggtaatattaattttaaaattaaaatcgtttcatatattatgaagCATATTATAGATATgattatttaagtatattatggattataaaaaaatagaactaGCATGATTAATATAACACAAataattgttaaaaaaattagatcttctaattttttataattattattatattattaaaatatatattttcttttataaataataggcatattacatttatacaatatttatttaattagaaatatttataggaaattattattaatttttcaaataatttcttaatatatggAAGGATACGTTATCTCTATTCTAAATATTctatatactatataaacttaatataaaggaatatcatgaactaaaaaatatatcttttttttttatgataagcgttaataaactaaaaattttatatatctactatattaaacaattaatatatatatgatatatatttatgaatgaattcaaaattattttattttaacgcaaattagttttttaaaaatataattaagataaataatctataatatatatttaaagttatttttcCTGATTTCTGTTGTAAATACATTACAatcatatacatttaattacatttttacaaaaaaataatacaaaaaattagaaaaatagaTATTGTACCTTTATCGTTAAATGTATatcatattaatattaattttatgctTACTATGTATATTACAACATAAAAAATCTATACAAtggaacaaaatattaaattaattttatatgtcaAAATTGCTGCTTTTATCCTATTAACGTGGATATGCCATTTTAACAATTATAaggtattataatattatttaagaatattttttattattaatatttctattattgtttttttataaatactcTTTTTTGGTGAGGCacattatttgttattttaaattataattatttacttaattttttagctttcttttaacaaatattttgatGAGGATTACAACATTggtagaaaaatatatataagaaattcTAGATTATTAGCAAAAACTAAGCAAGAATTGAATTTAAATGGTTTAAGCTTGAAAAAAGATAAACCAATTAGTGCAAAGCgggaaaaaggaaataacaaaaaatcgAATAGAAAATCATTAAATAATGCCAGATACTATACAGAAGTTGtggattataataatagcatgtttgatggaaaacatttccattttgaaaaaaaatggattaagaaaaaagattatGATACTTTTGCTGAAAAAAATAGGAGAATTTATGAtatagttttaaaaaaaacaatgttTAGAAGTTACGGATTTGGAGTtgctctatttttttttttattcatcttGGGAATAGGATATGCCTTATTAGAAGGATTTAAATTGCTTGAATCTGCAGGAGAAAATTTCATAAAGTTATTTTCTGAGGAAATGGCTAAAACAGCAGGACCCTATGTTTTTCCTATATTATTTGGCGTACTTACTGTTGTATTGtctatcattattataactGTGATTCCTAAgattctaaaaaataatgaaaaatatataaaaattaagttgaTTTCTGAGTAAAAGAATAAcaggaataatttttatctctaacaatttatttaatattattataactgtAATACTTTTGGTGATTTACTAAGAAAGGATAGGTGTAATagtttatgttttataaagGAATCAGCATATATGTGATTTTTTTGATACTCaatagtataaaaatatgttattaattGTTTGTGAAtttgattttattaatatttaaaaatgggCGTTTTAAAGTATACTTcactttaattatatataatgggctaatatatatatttatgtgtaaaaacaattttttagaaaagcATATTTTCTTACGTTAAAATtcttatacataatatacgaattcatataatattaaaaaaattgtctaTCAGTATATATTTGATCTATATGAAAtgatactttttattttttatcttgttCTAGTAAAAGTTGAATATTTTACCATGTTAtccataaaatttattattagtttttaattaaaaataaatgtgtatcatttattatttaatgaggagaagtacatttattttgttgcatttatctgtatatatatattttttgggCCAAAGAAAACACTTttacttattatataaaatatatgttatgaGTAATATGTTATAGGACataattattgaaaaaagttatataatatacttttaattttgtttgcattataaaaatttaaatttatctagaattaaatatattattattatatatagattatttataatttcttactaacttaatgattttatatttttacaattaaatgAACAGTTAAAAAcccatattattttattattgtgcTTAGTTTTGGTGTTAATtcaatattacaaaaatgaattaaacatataatataattaaatatgtaaataaataaattacgtatttttgttattttttattatatataaaatgttaatGTTCTTTCAATATACactataatacatataatttatgtcgAGAAATACTAAATTTTTCACGTTTATAATGAACATTTTCcagttaatattataaatgaagaagcatttgttttttatatataattcataaatacaGCTTTAGATGTAGTATTAGTGTTTTTCGTATTTCtagtgtatattttttatttattagtgtaattttatttttagctGCAATTGTATGTACTATTTAATTAGTTTTGTGTATTGTTATACTGTTCTGTTAAATAAGAGAATATTTACAGTATccgttttattattacccTTACATACATAGTAGACaattttattcaattttataaaaattacttgaatatttatgatacattaaattaataagtaaaaaaagtatgaatttttattaggATAGAAATTGAGAGATAAATTAATGTtccaattttattataataataagaacTTTAATGGATGTAtttccttatattttatttattttgttattatttctttttatcgtatttcttctaaatttttatattcatttaaaataaaaatttaaatagaagaatttaagaaaattttaattaca
This Plasmodium malariae genome assembly, contig: PmUG01_00_26, whole genome shotgun sequence DNA region includes the following protein-coding sequences:
- the PmUG01_00049500 gene encoding fam-m protein is translated as MEQNIKLILYVKIAAFILLTWICHFNNYKLSFNKYFDEDYNIGRKIYIRNSRLLAKTKQELNLNGLSLKKDKPISAKREKGNNKKSNRKSLNNARYYTEVVDYNNSMFDGKHFHFEKKWIKKKDYDTFAEKNRRIYDIVLKKTMFRSYGFGVALFFFLFILGIGYALLEGFKLLESAGENFIKLFSEEMAKTAGPYVFPILFGVLTVVLSIIIITVIPKILKNNEKYIKIKLISE